In Sphaerospermopsis torques-reginae ITEP-024, the genomic window TATTTGCAGCAATAGGCATTCTCCAACCAGTACCAAAAGCACGATCAGTAATTTTCAAACCTGGTGCTGCTTGACGGCGTTTAAATTCAGCAATAGAAACCAGTTTTAACACCCTATTTACTATTTCTTGATCATGACCTGCTTTAACTATTTCCTCTGCTGATTGATGTTTATTAATCAACCGTGCCAAAATATCATCTAAAATGTCATAAGCTGGCAAAGAATCTTGATCCACTTGACCAGGTTTTAACTCTGCGCTAGGCGCTTTAGTAATGATATTTTGGGGAATAATTTCTTTTTGATTATGAGTATTTAACCAATTACAAATAGAATAAACACGGGTTTTTGGTACATCTGCAATGACAGCTAAACCGCCATTCATATCACCATAAAGGGTACAATAACCAACCGCCATTTCTGATTTATTGCCAGTAGATAAAAGCAGATGTCCAAATTTATTAGATATCCCCATTAATAAAGTACCACGAATGCGAGATTGAATATTTTCCTCCGCAATACCAAATTCTGTACCTGTGAATAATTCAGATAATGTATGATCAAAACTTTGCATTAATTCCCCAATGGGTAAAATTTGCGTTTTAATTCCTAAATTCTCCCCTAATTTTAAAGCATCACTAACAGAATGTTCGGAACTATAAGGAGAAGGCATTAATACACCTAAAACATTTTCTTTACCTAATGCAGTCGTCGCAATAGCAGCAACTAAAGCGGAATCAATACCACCACTTAACCCTAAAACAACTTGAGAAAAACGGCATTTTTTCACATAATCTCGCACACCTAAAACCAAAGCGTGCCAAATTTCCTCATCTTCCGATTCATACAAGTTACCAACATAATTTAACTGCAAATCTCGCGTTTGTTTATCAAATTCAACAGTCAAAAAATCTGTTTCAAAACCTTTAGCACGACAAATAATTTCACCTTGATTATTTACAGCAAAACTGCGCCCATCAAAAATTAAATCATCATTTCCGCCAACTTGATTAGTATAAATA contains:
- a CDS encoding NAD+ synthase, whose translation is MKIAIAQLNPIIGDLTGNAQKILETAQQAAANNVRLLLTPELSLCGYPPRDLLLNPSFVKSMDITLKKLAQDLPPNLAVLVGTAVKNKDAHITGGKTLFNSIALLEAGKIKQYFHKRLLPTYDVFDENRYFEPGLQANYFALDDINIGVTICEDLWNDEEFWGKRHYPVNPISDLSILGVDLIVNLSASPYTVGKQNLREAMLKHSAVNFQQSIIYTNQVGGNDDLIFDGRSFAVNNQGEIICRAKGFETDFLTVEFDKQTRDLQLNYVGNLYESEDEEIWHALVLGVRDYVKKCRFSQVVLGLSGGIDSALVAAIATTALGKENVLGVLMPSPYSSEHSVSDALKLGENLGIKTQILPIGELMQSFDHTLSELFTGTEFGIAEENIQSRIRGTLLMGISNKFGHLLLSTGNKSEMAVGYCTLYGDMNGGLAVIADVPKTRVYSICNWLNTHNQKEIIPQNIITKAPSAELKPGQVDQDSLPAYDILDDILARLINKHQSAEEIVKAGHDQEIVNRVLKLVSIAEFKRRQAAPGLKITDRAFGTGWRMPIAANKNGS